The Arachis hypogaea cultivar Tifrunner chromosome 16, arahy.Tifrunner.gnm2.J5K5, whole genome shotgun sequence genome contains a region encoding:
- the LOC112697828 gene encoding heat stress transcription factor B-4-like — protein MGIVLDSNCESIVVSLETQKAVPAPFLTKTYELVDDAATDHIVSWGEDETTFVVWRPPDFARDLLPNYFKHNNFSSFVRQLNTYGFRKIVPDRWEFANDFFKKGEKHLLCEIHRRKTSHTHPHHQQLPSSINHNQNHFNNNIHILPSTTTFYHPFHQHNNRVSISPDSDELPTWCDSDIISNTTTTTTTTASSSTLTALSQDNERLRRSNNILMSELAHMKKLYNDIIYFVQNHVKPVAPSNTYSSSFILPQHQPSSSSATTTNCNAFSMLHKQVQQQQQQQHHDYLNSPTNTSRSSITMIEDQSSKSCKTKLFGVSLQSNKKRVHPDYGFSHAFAETNNKARLVLGNDNDDYLGLNLMPPS, from the exons ATGGGAATCGTTTTGGACAGCAACTGCGAATCCATAGTGGTGTCGTTGGAGACACAGAAGGCGGTGCCGGCGCCCTTCCTCACCAAGACCTACGAGCTGGTGGACGACGCCGCCACCGATCACATTGTCTCGTGGGGAGAAGACGAAACCACCTTCGTTGTCTGGCGTCCTCCTGACTTCGCCCGCGACCTTCTTCCCAACTACTTCAAACATAATAATTTCTCCAGCTTCGTTCGCCAACTCAACACCTAT gGTTTCAGAAAGATTGTACCTGATAGATGGGAATTTGCAAATGACTTCTTCAAGAAAGGGGAGAAGCATTTGTTGTGTGAGATTCATAGAAGAAAAACATCACACACTCATCCTCATCATCAACAACTACCATCATCCATCAACCATAACCAAAATCATTTTAACAACAATATTCATATTCTTCCCTCTACTACTACATTTTATCATCCTTTTCACCAACACAACAACCGAGTCAGCATCTCCCCTGACTCGGACGAGTTACCTACTTGGTGTGACTCGGACATTATTAGCAACACTACTACTACTACCACTACTACTGCTTCTTCATCAACGCTTACAGCACTCTCTCAAGACAACGAAAGATTAAGGAGAAGCAACAACATCTTAATGTCCGAACTAGCACACATGAAGAAGCTCTACAACGACATAATCTACTTCGTTCAGAATCATGTTAAGCCTGTCGCACCAAGCAACACTTACTCTTCTAGTTTCATTCTTCCACAACAccaaccttcttcttcttcagctacaACAACTAATTGCAACGCTTTCTCAATGTTGCATAAGCAagtgcaacaacaacaacaacaacaacaccatGACTATTTGAATTCTCCAACAAACACATCGAGGAGTTCTATAACAATGATTGAAGACCAAAGTAGTAAGAGTTGCAAGACGAAGCTATTTGGGGTGTCTCTTCAATCCAATAAGAAAAGGGTGCACCCTGACTACGGATTTAGCCACGCTTTTGCGGAAACAAATAACAAGGCTCGTTTGGTGTtgggaaatgataatgatgattATTTGGGATTGAATCTCATGCCTCCTTCTTag